In the genome of Impatiens glandulifera chromosome 6, dImpGla2.1, whole genome shotgun sequence, the window AGTGTTTTAAATCAAATCCcgtaaaaagaaataaagattaatgataattttaacgATTTtaagacaatattttttaatttaattatttaaataatcaaaattgaaCCCACCAATATCTTGGATAACATGATAATgttaaatactattttttaaaataaaatattataatagtaaAGGGAACAAATAATTTAGATGTACAAATTATAGTTTTATAGAACTATATataaagtgataaaaaaaaatacattgacTTATTAGATATATGGTTTAGCCAAATAGTTCAATAATAGTTTCTccaaatatattaatcaatataattatgactaaaaaacaaattgtatcatatattaatttgatttttgtttaaaatatattaaactaaatgatTAGAGTTATATGACTAATATCCAAATAATTATCAAGCAAACCCAATAttccaataattaattttttactatgAATTTAGATAAGAAATACATGTGGGACACAAATAAGAAAtcaaacaagtatttgaaagttttttttcAGTCATGTAGCAattatattaaaagttaaaaagtaTTTGAAAGTTTAGTTAGTCTTCCTTACCGACAAAATtgtgttaatttttaataaaaaaaagaatacagCTTtgaccaaaaaataaataaataaaaagaagaaggtAAGTTTGAACAATTCAAAAGTTTAAGTCGTAATTTCGTTGTAAAATACTTGAGttccattttaaatatttcttcttaCTTTGGGGGCTATATTTGAATTTCTCAgctaaaaaaagataaattaagcAATCATGTTTTATGTGCTAAGGCCTGGTttgatgagttatttaattttaatcaaagaATGCCTGATTTGGGAAAagaaattaattcaaaagaaaaataataatgattggtttgattttgaagaggtagaattttttaagaaaaaaattttttttctaaaaagacttaaaagaatatttatatataatattaaataatttaaaatataaaatatttatgtatttttttttaataaattgaggTATGTGATTGATAGATGCGAGGTGGTGGAGTAATATAAtgtaaactaattaatttcagttattttaataactcaaacattttatcattttttttaaataattaatttaaatattaaataaaagattattttaattgtttaatttaaatattctaaattttatctaaaattacatttttataaatcaagttattttaaaaacacaCAAATAGTTGATAGAAAAATGAactcttttaatatatatatgttttaaagtagtaaaaaataataatatttgtcaaAAAGTTTTAACTAAAAGTTTATTATAACATCATCATCTatcaatttcataaaataaaaaaaaaatcactttttaatttatttattattattattttaaatagtcgAAAACCAAAAATCAATGATATTTACTacatttactttttaaataatagtccacttttcttttcttttttctaccTAAATAGTTTCCTttacattaaatacatatttcataataaatataaaaattactttatctttactttaaataatattaaaactaattattataatatatttacttttcaaaatataaaatactagaTATCTATAATCTATTAAGCTCACTCTTAGTTACATAAAGTTTTTTCCGCAATCAATTCGTAATCTCAAACTCCCCCAATATAAGTAATCAACATGACACTTTATTTCCACGGGATTCAAGAGGTGCTCTGACATTTGTTTTATCATCAGGTCGGTTCTAATACCACCTATAACGTTCCGAACCCGAGTATCgtaacatgtgagaaaataaactACAAACACTCCGAGCAAATCACTAGGCCACCACACTCAATCTTAAAGGTACCTAAAAAGGTATTTGTAGTCTATTTTCTCACGGGTgactaggggtgagcaaatgggtaaaactaatccgttttgtccgatccgtattaaatccaaactaaatttattcaatccgtaatccaaaccattttactaattaatacagATCGGATACgaatttgattgaaaatggtttggataatccaaactaaaaaatatttatatatatcaatttgaaattagtcaacaatttttttttaatttttttttttaaattcgaattttttattattattaaatttgaatctgaaaaaaataataaaaaaataaaaataaaattagttgtgaaagtgatgataagtaaaatatatattatattgtgataaaatttaatttaaagaaaaataaattaaaaaatatttttttatttagatagtttggataatcctaatctaatccgatttaattcaatccgaactcaatccgatccgatctcaatccaatctgaaatatccaatccgaattaggATTTAGGATTCGGATTGAATTACGGATTAATCAAGAGATTAGACCTCAATATTACAAATTAAGACGTTTTAAACGAGGATTAAaccattattttcttttatgaaccacttataataaataaataaaattttatatattttatttatttaaccccccaaaaaaatatttaaataataataagattttctCCTTTcccaataaaaacaaatatattactTCTACACAAACTATTGGCCCTTTAACAAAACATCTCCCCACCTATAAAcatcaaagagagagagagaaaggaaccACCGTCTACAAAAACAGAACTGATCGGAAAATGGACCGGAAAATTTACTACGACGGCTACACACTAGACGGCGAACTATCAAGATTCTACAAAGTATGGATCTCCATAATCATTTCATTTATCTACTCCTTCATCGCCGGAAAACTAATCCCCAAAGGTATTCCCCGTCTTCTCGCCTTCTTTCCGATcatctctctcttcttcttccttccaTTAAACCTCCATTCCATGCACTTAGGCGGTATTACTGCCTTCCTTATAACCTGGCTCGCCAATTTCAAACTCCTCCTCTTCGCCTTCGATATTGGTCCTCTTTCCTCCGACCAATCTCTATCCCTCCCCAAATTCCTCGCCGTCGCCTGTTTCCCCATCAAAATCCAACACAAAACTCAAAACAACAGAAAACCCACTTGGAATTACGCTATCAAGGGTTTACTTTTAGCATCCTTGATTGGGATCTACGATTTCCGCGACCTAATGCATCCAATTTGCTTAACAGTCCTACATTTTCTCCATATGTATTCATTTCTAGAGTTATTGTTAGCATCAATGGCGGCTACGGCTCGAATTCTTCTCGGTGTAGAACTTGAACCTCAGTTTAATGAACCATATCTCTCTACATCTCTTCAAGATTTCTGGGGAAGAAGATGGAACATAATGGTATCAAGAATCCTACGTCCGACTGTATACGATCCATGTCTGAGAATTTTGACTAGGATTTGTGGTCGGAAATGGGCGGCGGTAACGGCGGTGATGGCGACTTTCTTTGTATCGGCTTTAATGCAtgagattatatttttttacttgtgTAGGAATTGGCCGACGGGAATGACGAGTTGGTTCTTTGTTTTTCATGGGTTTTGTTTAGTATTGGAgataatgatgaagaaaacGATTGGGGTTAGGTTTGGATTGCCGACGGCGGTGGCGACGGTGATGACGGTTGCGTTTGTGATTATGACGGCGTTTTGGTGGTTCTTGCCGGAGCTTTTAAGGTGTAATGCTGTGGAGCGGTCGTTTGAGGAATACAGAATAGTGGGGGAGATGATGAAAGAGATGATGGTtagatttgaaaattataaatatggaaTATGagttatatgttaattaattataattataatttataacttatgggtttaattaactaatttgttttattttattaaaaaaaaggttaaatagAATTGGTCCattagtttataatttatagtaagagaagaataaattaaaaattcatatttgtaaatattttaataatatatttaaaaattaaaagttcaatataaaaaaatctaaaagtctaatttctattttattacaaaaatccTAACTTTGAATGGCGTGCcgtataatttatttgtttttattatttattgacagagaaaaataaattaaaaactcatatttgtaaatattttagtaatatatataaaagttacaattttaatgtaaaaaataaatagattttaaaaaagtatatttttttaaaataaaaatatattaatataaaatgataaaataaataaaaataaagattgtttttatatttttattagtttatggagtgatataattaattagatagaatgaaataaattatattatattaaattatattgatttttatgaaattatttgaataatttgataataagacaatttatttttattttatttattttcaatatttttaactatGTGGTCTTCATTTCTTTAAgtcataatcaaattaatttatgtcTACATCTGATTATGCCAAACTTATTTACCATGTTTTTGGACTAGgataagaattttattttctcacCACACAAACCTATTTATGACTTGGTTGGATTCGAgtcatttaaataattcagttatttaagttattgattataatttagaggtgagtattttttttagttattaatttaaaatatataatattttagttaaca includes:
- the LOC124942108 gene encoding acyl-CoA--sterol O-acyltransferase 1-like, translating into MDRKIYYDGYTLDGELSRFYKVWISIIISFIYSFIAGKLIPKGIPRLLAFFPIISLFFFLPLNLHSMHLGGITAFLITWLANFKLLLFAFDIGPLSSDQSLSLPKFLAVACFPIKIQHKTQNNRKPTWNYAIKGLLLASLIGIYDFRDLMHPICLTVLHFLHMYSFLELLLASMAATARILLGVELEPQFNEPYLSTSLQDFWGRRWNIMVSRILRPTVYDPCLRILTRICGRKWAAVTAVMATFFVSALMHEIIFFYLCRNWPTGMTSWFFVFHGFCLVLEIMMKKTIGVRFGLPTAVATVMTVAFVIMTAFWWFLPELLRCNAVERSFEEYRIVGEMMKEMMVRFENYKYGI